The sequence ATTTTTAGTTCAAAAAGTACTTGAAGGATTTATAGAATAGGAAATTACGCGTCTATAAATAATCCAGCATCACTCAGGCACTTCACTTTAGTATGTGGGAGCGAATTGCTGAAATCATCACAATGCATTATTGAAGCTAGACCACCAGCAGAACATCCAGAGAGAAGAGCCTAAAAAACAGAAACTGAGATCACAACACGAACAACAAAAGCAAATGAGATGGGAGGTGCGAATTATGATTCTTTCTACCTGCTTGGCGTATCGCATTCCTTTTGACCTTAACTCCTCCATTGCAGCTTGATATATGCGCTTGCCTCTATATTGCAACCCTGCAGCCTGGGGAGAAATGCATCGAGTCAAACACAACTATTGCAGACAAACAGATAGCCAACAATCTCTTCCTTGAAATCATATAATGCTACATGCAGTCAAATCTCCTAATAATTCCACATGAAAATGCCTCTCATTCTTTCtgagtattaaatttttaattactacacaaaaatgatttttagcaGCAACGAATTAACGAAAATAGCTTAATTGTTGCTAAATATGTTCTTTTAGTGGCAATTAGCCCTACTTATAAATGTCCCTGAAGCCTATAATGTCAATTAACTAATGCtggtaaagactttagcactctttgtttatgtgcatatttatTACCGCTAAAAGCTATTTTGTTATAGTGAATGTATGGGGGCAACAACTTCTGGTGATTAGCCTACTTAGATGAACTGTGTTGGAATCATCATGTTATAAGGTCAAACAAAAATAAGGAAATTGTGAGATTTCATCATTAAGGGACACTGAACTGCAGATGACCAGGATCGAGCAGACGTATGTTTCTTTAGTCTCTTAAATTTTTCTAAGCATAAGACTAGTCAGATGATATAGCAGGAGCTACAACGAGGATGTTTACACAATTGCACAGGATCTTTAGTTTAAGATTATTTTCATACTTCAACCAGGACTTGTAAATGGTCTAGAAAGTTTAACATTGTAATCTGAAGCATCAAAATGGAAGGTCTAAAGTAGAAATATGCACCACCTTGTCAAAAGGCTTCTACTCTTTCACTTTCACAGAGGAACCATGTAGTACGGGAAAATTTATGTAGGAATATAAAAAAGTTCACGGACATTCATTTCAATGCcggttaaaaagaaaaaagggagcCAGCCAAAAGACTACTATCTCTTTTCCTAACCTCAGGAAAAAGAAGAGTATTACTTTAACGTCATTTTTCTCCACTGACTCTCCAAATCAAAAAGGGAAGGAACAAAATTACAAGAACATGAAGAATGTGAAGATGCAAAAAGATAAAGTAAGCCTATATCAAAAAGTGCGCAAGCACAACAGTGCGGAGCCATCATGGTGGTTGCAAATTGAGAAAGTAACATATTACAGCTTTTATTATAGTGTCCACTCACTTACTTTTTCGGACCAATAGCACATTTGCATGATAAGTGAAAACTAAAAGGAGAAATGGGCAAATGATCTGACAAACCTTATCTTCACTATCCCCGGTAAATGAGGCACCATCACAGTAGCGAACTTTTACTCTATTCCAGTTATAAAAATCTGCAAACAGAAAAATGTAAGGAAATCTCCGCAATATGCTTAAACTCGTAGAAGAAATGGTGTCATATCATCAACTAACGGACCTGGATTTTCTTCAGCCCTGTTACTCAAAATCCCAACAAAAGGAATCTGTTTTTCCATGTAATTTGATGATCCTCGTCTTGTTTTTTTGCGATAAACACAACTTCTAACACTGTTGCACCATCCTCCACCCTGCCACAAGAAGACACTGAATTTATAATCTGAAGCAATTAGAACAATAGCAAGCTGCAAACTTTTCTTCAAAAGCTTCACGCCATAATTCCGTTCCCAACACATTTGAAAAGCATGCATACGAGAGGgggaaaaaaaagtcaaaattccACAATCATGTTAAAAAGCAGGCCATAAGTAcctaacataaacataaaacacAACTTGTCTCCAATATCTATTTAAACAACAGAACAGAACCACTCTGCTACGGACAAGAACAAGTAAACATACAAAAttaggaaaaggaaaagaaaataacgAACATCACAAAAAACAGAAACTCAACAAGTAAAAATAGTTATTATTGAATATATACAAACAATTCAAAAAGTTTGACTACTGAGACAATTAAAATTGGCAACATTAAAAGATTAGTCCTATAAatgtttaagttaattaagaaaAGTTAATTGGCATACCTCCAATTGAATAAGCCAACTGTTTGCCCCAGACCCATAACCTCTATGGATATGGTAACCTGGTAGTGTTCCATCCAGACACACTGTAGAAAAAAGTTCAAACAAGAAAGTCAAAAACAACTTAATCACTTTttcagaaataatttttaaaattgcaaACCTTATTAAGGCCCACTAATAATTACAGCTGATCTAAGCTAATTAGCCAGAGAAAGAGAATTAAGCAAATCTCTTCATCAACCACTTGGCCTTATCATTCTCACACAGATCACAAATAAAACACATTACAAGTTGTTGTCAAATTTGGCTAATTCCGTAAGCAACTTGTTAAAATTTGTTGACAAGAGTCAATTATGAGTGGACTAGATtagttagtttttttatttagaagTTCAATAACAACACTAAAAATAACTCTCCTAGAAGTTCACATTTTGTGACATAATAAGTAAAAACAATGTTCACACTAATAACAAAACCAAAATAATGAaggacaaaaattaaataacaggTCACAAAAATATCAAATCGCCCCTAATAGAAAATTGCAGATGCTTAATACTaccaatatataatataaattgacAAAAGGGGTAAGTCAGATGCTAAACACTCTCCACTTCCAAACTCAAGAAATTTAAGAttgtgaataaaaaaataatatataaattagaaGCAGGAAAATCTAATGCAAGATCTCTACTGGGTTGTtgcaaaatcatcaaaatacaagaaactaaaatagaaaaacaattaaaagaTATCcaaatcaaatacaaaaaacaacttttcatgaattttttttaaaaaaattaacaatgtAGCTAACCAGCTCCTCTAGCAGCAGCACCATGGATGATTGTAAGACCAATCATAAGTGGAGGAGGAGCAGCAGCAGAAGCTCCATACACACTTTCCAAGAATGCCCCTTCAgttttattgtaaaaaaattcttcaaattcATAACAATCAACTAATTTTGTAAACACAAAAAATACACCCAAAAACCACATCAATAGCTTCGCCatagctctctctctctctttctctttgtGGGTGTGGCCACACAAATCTTGGGGAAGAGAGAAAGCAAGGAGTATTGATGGAGTTTTTGTAAATGTAAaggtttttgtttcttttttaattggTGTAATGTTTTTAGCTTTATGGGAATAATAACACGGAAAACACGAACAAATGTATAAGTAACAATTTTGTCCGTCGGACAGAGATTTTCATGAAACggtgtttttttaaaagaatatgggggggggggggttaattTCAAATATGCAAATGTTACATGGGAATGATGTAATGATACGActatttgaagaaaattgtactaagaatgttattttttaatagaatttAATAAGGttgtaattcaaatttaattcatattttaaatgtgaattttgaatATTAGGTAAAAAAAAGCATAATACATAGAGTGGACTTTAAAtttggttttaaattttaactttaaccttcaactttcataatgtaCAAACAGACACGTTAAgtattcaacttttaaataaataaacacataagtcctATATGGCATaaaccacgtaggacaaaaaaggacatgtaggacatgtgtgtctatttgttcagctttatacaagtttaagtgtctatttgtgcacatctaAAGTTGAAGAGCATAACtgtaatttaaagttaaattaaaaattacatttaCGTATTATGcccaaaaaaatgaaactttatcaaaaaaaagcATAGTTTATTAAAGAGAAGTATATAAGCAAATATGAAAAGCAAGATGAAACACTGTGACCACAGTCGGTAAGTGATTATGTTCACTTTATTAGGAGTACATAATTTACTAGATGGATAGACTGGTTATTTCTTCTTAAATACAGTGACATTAAGGATAGTGCCcctctatttcaaaataaatattttttgggtGTGATTAGTGATATATATATcccttaaaaatattaattaaacaataatttatcaatattatttttctgatttttatcaaaaattttcttaaagCTAAACTTAAAAAGTCAATAAAACCACTACTAAAGAAAggaataattatgaaaaaataattaaatacatttttGGACTTGAAAAATGTCGGAAATTTGTTTATAATGGATGGAGTAGgacaattataaattttaattttgaatatttaaagtAATCTAATTTAAGTTTAAGTGACTGTTAATTTTGACGGAAGAGGTATTATTTGtcaaagtttaaaaattaacataacacaacatgcatttaaatattttactaaagtggcaattaaattaaaataaaacaagacaTGCAAAGTTAATTTGGATACCAAAAGTAGTGAGAGACGCACACGCATAGAATCTTAACAAAAGTAGGGCAAATACTAGAATGACTGCAGTGTGCAAATTGTTGTGATCGACAAAATTTTGGGTGACACTTTCaaagacttttgaaaatatttggatctacaattaaaaaaaaataatacaaatttaatgatgaaaatgtaaatattaaatcgatcaaaattatattttacatgtattatttaataatagtaCATCTACACTCTTGAAATCTTGATTACGTCTCCGATCATAATGTTAATTACTAATAAAtgttaatacataaataactaattaatcaatcattttttatttttctctatagatgaaattaaattaattggcAAAATTGTATAACGTTGGATATATATACTCAATATACAGTCCAATAAATTTATATCTAAGTTGCACAGTTAAGTATATAtagattttaagaaaattgacTCAAACTATACCTCACAAAAGAATGTtggtcattatatatatatttaaacattttaaattgtCTCTATAGTATAATTAAATTACGACGTATGTAACGTCAAATTGAATTGGTTAGTTTTAATCAACTACAGTTACACTATTATTaatgatataattaaatttgtatgtgaaaaataaaaatagatcagctaattttttttcaagccaAACAGTCCCCAACATCAGTGCATGGAAACCAATGAGCGCGTGTTATCCACTAATCCTACGGTGATAGTTGAAGACAGCTATTTTCTTGGATTGAAGGGCTGATCAAATCGAGGCCGTTGAATTTAATTGGTATTTTAATAAAAGTGGTCCCATGACGGTGTTTATTtgttcttatattattatattatattatacggTCTAATGTGCGGTGACCGTGTTCTACGCAGACCGCTGATCGCGccaaattcatcaatttttctatttttcaattCTTCGTGTGAATTGTGATCTTACACTTTTTaaggttaaattaaattaagacaagggcctaaaatatcttttaagtattgaaaatggtataaaattatccTTCATCCGCTCCAAAATGTTCTTTTCATCCAattattggctccaaaatactcttgtcatccacctttgtattcaaaattgaccactttttttattgttttaaaattaaactcttgaaatattttataaaatacttggcgttcaattattgattataattataatttattaatataatttataaaccaacccactacacactcattactaactaaatctcacccaattaataatccaattataatatcaaaatcgtcataaacactactaaaacacgatgaaattatagatttcggaaaatgacattcaaaattattcgagtccgaatcggagccccaattaaatttaggttgagccgcttatttagaaggacactttctttcaaaatagaattagaaatttatgattaaatgtaaagaagtaatacatcccgaattgaTTCATGcagtttttttaaatataattttataaatatttatgatttgttttaaaactctaatatattattttgaaaaaaagttacctatgaagtaacatcacataattgagatgtaagaataattaagataaacatagtcagacttttaagttaattggtgatttttatttatccacttaaatgtatgattatttacttctataatttttaaaaacactcaattggcagtagcttgcattaataatgtgacgggttcattaatttagagggatttaattattaatggggtgggtagtggattgatttataaattatactaataagtcaaattataacatatagttgagcaccacgtattttaaaaaatatttaaatagtttaaacataaaaccgttaaataagtggtcaattttgaaccaaaaggtggatgacaagggtattttggacccaataggtgggtgggaagggtattttgaagccaataggccgatggagggtaattttgtacccatttccaatactttgatgGTATTTCAGGCCCTTTTCCgattaaattatgttaatttgatattttaaataaaaataaatattttaaaattttatatttttactttcttcGTTCtaaatttatgtgacacattttaaatttttataattaaattatttaagtaTGAATGTAATTTGATATACAATttctactttttaaaaatgaagtatatatgaaaaaattataaatatttaaaagctatgaaaagttgcgatcaaatgtttaaatttctaaattaaaaagATATCACGTAAATAAGaacgaaatataaaaatatttttttccttttacttttaattttctaaggGTATGGTGCATGGCATGCGTCACAAGTCAACGCATTTACGTATCAGTCAATATCATGACCATTGTCTTGTTACCTtaggcaaaaaaaaataaaaaaactatactTATCCCCAAAAAAACACTTGAGACAATAAGGAATAGAAATATAGTCTCGAATTTTCATGGCACACACCGTATCTACAGTGGGTTATTATGTTCCATTGTGCTGcattatatctttttaaaagCATTCGCGTACGGAACTAATAAAAGCTCATATAACATGAGTAGTTGTAAATATTGAACGTtaatattaataacttttttttttcatttcaaattatttgttatgtttcaatttaaatattttatcatttttcttttttataccTTCATTAAGCAAATATTAATTAGGagttttttttactaaaaaaaatgttttgcaCTTATTTATAGCTTAACATATACTCCGCTAATTCTCAAGAACAAATGCCACTGCAAGTAGCTAGAATTggtaataacagatagtattaaataaaaagtattaaataatattagtatttactgtgtactaatcctagtcctatcaGGATTAATACTCCTTAAtactagtcctattaggattagtactccttcctatatctcctatatatatctctcatgtattcccttattaggttaacacttcaatacaatcaatattccttcatggtatcaagagccagaaaacctagatcttcttttctctaggtttttttttctctctctttagggcaccgatcgttccctctcttctcttgggcggcggcagccatgacaaccgagaaggatcctctcgattcactttcttctggcgttaaactccttctcaggcatcttcatgccctgattcccgaaaaattatcagacataaattaccctcaccgctcttacagcccttgaggccaattaccttctcaaatacgtcgatggaagcacagaaccgccgccggcagtcatcaccgccacggacaaatcagaaaaaaccaatccggcccatgccgcctggaaagccgtggatggNNNNNNNNNNNNNNNNNNNNNNNNNNNNNNNNNNNNNNNNNNNNNNNNNNNNNNNNNNNNNNNNNNNNNNNNNNNNNNNNNNNNNNNNNNNNNNNNNNNNNNNNNNNNNNNNNNNNNNNNNNNNNNNNNNNNNNNNNNNNNNNNNNNNNNNNNNNNNNNNNNNNNNNNNNNNNNNNNNNNNNNNNNNNNNNNNNNNNNNNNNNNNNNNNNNNNNNNNNNNNNNNNNNNNNNNNNNNNNNNNNNNNNNNNNNNNNNNNNNNNNNNNNNNNNNNNNNNNNNNNNNNNNNNNNNNNNNNNNNNNNNNNNNNNNNNNNNNNNNNNNNNNNNNNNNNNNNNNNNNNNNNNNNNNNNNNNNNNNNNNNNNNNNNNNNNNNNNNNNNNNNNNNNNNNNNNNNNNNNNNNNNNNNNNNNNNNNNNNNNNNNNNNNNNNNNNNNNNNNNNNNNNNNNNNNNNNNNNNNNNNNNNNNNNNNNNNNNNNNNNNNNNNNNNNNNNNNNNNNNNNNNNNNNNNNNNNNNNNNNNNNNNNNNNNNNNNNNNNNNNNNNNNNNNNNNNNNNNNNNNNNNNNNNNNNNNNNNNNNNNNNNNNNNNNNNNNNNNNNNNNNNNNNNNNNNNNNNNNNNNNNNNNNNNNNNNNNNNNNNNNNNNNNNNNNNNNNNNNNNNNNNNNNNNNNNNNNNNNNNNNNNNNNNNNNNNNNNNNNNNNNNNNNNNNNNNNNNNNNNNNNNNNNNNNNNNNNNNNN comes from Solanum pennellii chromosome 1, SPENNV200 and encodes:
- the LOC107010283 gene encoding pectin acetylesterase 12 — its product is MAKLLMWFLGVFFVFTKLVDCYEFEEFFYNKTEGAFLESVYGASAAAPPPLMIGLTIIHGAAARGAVCLDGTLPGYHIHRGYGSGANSWLIQLEGGGWCNSVRSCVYRKKTRRGSSNYMEKQIPFVGILSNRAEENPDFYNWNRVKVRYCDGASFTGDSEDKAAGLQYRGKRIYQAAMEELRSKGMRYAKQALLSGCSAGGLASIMHCDDFSNSLPHTKVKCLSDAGLFIDANDVSGGHAIRDFFGGVVKTQGLQNTLPRTCTNHLDATSCFFPQNLINNIRTPLFLLNAAYDSWQLQESLAPHTADPHGLWHDCTLNNERCSPSQIQFLQGFRIHMLNTVKRFAASRQNGLFINSCFAHCQSERQDTWFSDNSPTINNKPIALAVGDWYFDRSGVKAIDCAYPCDRTCHNLVFK